The following are from one region of the Polaribacter marinaquae genome:
- a CDS encoding protein-L-isoaspartate(D-aspartate) O-methyltransferase, producing MKDTSKHQGLRNQLAAVLEAKGITDKNVLNAVRKIPRHLFIDSSFEAHAYQDKAFPIAAEQTISMPYTVAFQSETLEIKPGEKVLEIGTGSGYQTAVLLELKAEVYSIERQKELFKKTSLFLPKIGYKPKRFIFGDGYKGLKEKAPFDKIIVTAGAPYVPKALLAQVKVGGKLLIPVGDKTQIMTLFIRKSAKEFEKHELGDFAFVPMLEEKN from the coding sequence TTGAAAGACACATCCAAACATCAAGGACTTAGAAATCAATTAGCTGCTGTTTTAGAAGCAAAAGGTATTACCGATAAAAATGTTTTAAATGCGGTTAGAAAAATACCAAGACATTTGTTTATAGATTCTAGTTTCGAAGCTCATGCTTACCAAGACAAAGCTTTTCCTATTGCTGCAGAACAAACAATTTCTATGCCTTATACAGTTGCTTTTCAATCTGAAACTTTAGAAATTAAACCCGGAGAAAAAGTTTTAGAAATTGGTACAGGTTCTGGTTACCAAACGGCTGTATTATTAGAATTGAAAGCAGAAGTCTATTCTATAGAAAGACAAAAAGAGTTGTTTAAAAAAACGTCTTTGTTTTTACCAAAAATAGGTTACAAACCTAAGAGATTTATTTTTGGTGATGGTTACAAAGGTTTAAAAGAAAAAGCACCTTTTGATAAAATTATAGTAACAGCAGGTGCACCTTATGTGCCAAAAGCTTTATTAGCACAAGTTAAAGTAGGAGGGAAGTTGTTGATTCCCGTAGGAGACAAAACTCAAATTATGACATTATTTATAAGAAAATCTGCAAAAGAATTTGAAAAACATGAACTTGGTGATTTTGCATTTGTACCCATGTTAGAAGAAAAAAACTAA
- a CDS encoding DUF2147 domain-containing protein → MKKTFFTFLFLSLVLSINSQTIFGKWNSKNEAGTVDSVLEVYEKNGKAYAKVVEILNPARKNALCVDCEGEYKDKPILGLDILSGLEKDDDEWSGGQIIDPRNGKTYKCYIKLVNANKLKLRGYIGVSLFGKTAYWERAK, encoded by the coding sequence ATGAAAAAAACATTTTTTACATTTTTATTTTTGTCATTAGTACTTTCTATCAATTCGCAAACAATTTTTGGAAAATGGAATTCTAAAAATGAAGCAGGTACAGTTGATTCTGTATTAGAAGTTTATGAAAAAAATGGCAAAGCATATGCAAAAGTTGTAGAAATATTAAATCCGGCTAGAAAAAATGCGCTTTGTGTTGATTGTGAAGGTGAATATAAAGACAAACCCATTTTAGGTTTAGATATTTTATCTGGATTAGAAAAAGATGATGACGAATGGTCTGGAGGACAAATTATAGATCCAAGAAATGGTAAAACGTACAAATGCTATATTAAATTAGTGAATGCTAATAAGCTAAAACTTAGAGGATATATTGGTGTTTCACTCTTTGGTAAAACTGCCTATTGGGAAAGAGCTAAATAG
- a CDS encoding Gfo/Idh/MocA family protein, producing the protein MLKAGVLGAGHLGKIHLRLLQQSDKYELVGFFDPFKENAEKVAKEFGYKLFDSIEDLIKAVDVVDIVTPTLSHFECAKLAIENGRHIFIEKPITKTVVEAEAIKTLASQFHIKGQVGHVERFNPAFTAVKDKIDTPMFIEAHRLAEFNPRGTDVPVVLDLMIHDIDIILSVIDSKVKNVNASGISVISETPDIANARIEFENGCVANLTASRISMKNMRKTRFFQKDAYISVDFLEKKSEIVRMKDVPNKPDEFAMILQNAEGVKKQIYFDNPEVENNNAILDELESFADAIHNNTKPVVSLRQGAEALRVAQMIIDCF; encoded by the coding sequence ATGCTAAAAGCTGGCGTTTTAGGTGCAGGACATCTTGGTAAAATTCATTTACGTTTACTACAACAATCGGATAAATATGAACTTGTTGGTTTTTTTGACCCATTTAAAGAAAATGCAGAAAAAGTTGCAAAAGAATTTGGGTATAAATTATTCGATTCGATAGAAGATTTAATAAAAGCTGTAGACGTTGTAGATATTGTTACACCAACTTTATCGCATTTTGAGTGTGCTAAACTTGCCATTGAAAACGGTAGACATATTTTTATTGAAAAACCTATTACTAAAACCGTTGTAGAAGCAGAAGCTATTAAAACTTTAGCGAGTCAGTTTCATATTAAAGGCCAAGTTGGGCATGTAGAACGTTTTAACCCAGCTTTTACTGCAGTAAAAGATAAAATTGATACACCAATGTTTATCGAAGCACATCGATTAGCAGAATTTAACCCAAGAGGTACAGATGTGCCGGTTGTTTTAGATTTAATGATTCATGATATCGATATAATCCTTTCTGTGATAGATTCTAAAGTAAAAAATGTAAACGCTAGCGGAATTTCTGTAATCTCTGAAACACCAGATATTGCAAATGCAAGAATAGAGTTTGAAAATGGCTGTGTTGCCAATTTAACGGCAAGTAGAATTTCAATGAAAAATATGCGTAAAACACGATTTTTTCAGAAAGACGCTTACATTTCTGTTGATTTTCTTGAGAAAAAATCTGAAATTGTTAGAATGAAAGACGTGCCAAACAAACCTGATGAGTTTGCAATGATTTTGCAAAATGCAGAAGGTGTAAAAAAGCAAATTTATTTCGACAATCCAGAAGTAGAAAATAACAATGCTATTTTAGATGAATTAGAATCTTTTGCAGATGCTATTCATAACAACACTAAACCTGTTGTTTCTTTAAGACAAGGTGCAGAAGCTTTAAGAGTTGCACAAATGATTATAGATTGTTTCTAA